In the Trichoderma atroviride chromosome 4, complete sequence genome, TGGGCTCTAGAATAACCAAGAATAATCGGGTGAAATGTGAAGTCTGCCGCAGTCTTTTCTACTGCGGTGGTCCCCGCCGCGATTGCTTCTTGGCGCTATTGAATTTTTTGTCCTGGACTCGTGCTTCGTGAAATCGCTTCTCTCTGCTCAACGTCAGCTCGATGTTTTCAACCGCCCCCATTATGATGTATACATACACCTCCTggaatttcttcttcttgtcagAGCTTGTTTCGGCAGGAGTCATGTCACGATAGATGCTCATGACTTCATCTATAAGCTTCCTCCTGTTCTCATCGAGATTGGCAGACCTTGACCGGTGAGTCTGCGCTGCAAACGTGAGCGAGTCATTGCCGGTGGTGTAATACTTGGAAGACCGGATTGCGGGATGGAGAAATTTAGGGAGAGCGCCAAGTAGCTCGTTCACGGGATATACCGTGATTGCCTTGGTCTCGGTTCTTTAACCGGCTGATGTTAGCTGTAGTTGGCTCCGTCGGAAAGATGACGAGATTCCATACTTGTTGACGTGTTGGCCTCCAGGGCCGCTGGATCTTGCGTATGTTGTGCTACCCTTGGGCAGCTGTGATGCATCAAACGAGTTATACCAGAGCCGCGCCTCGGCCAAGGCATCCTGGTCCAATCGAGCGTCGAATGCTTCGTAGCGTTTGAATCTTATCGACTGAGATAGCAGAGGCCTCGGCTGCCTTGGCGCGGCTGCTGATAGcactgctcttcttcgcagATAAGACAGTAGCATGGCGTATAGCGAGGTATGCTGGTAGCGATTTCTGGTATGCACTCGCAATATTATCCCTTCTCTTCGCTATACAAGCCGCATGTTGGCCCGAGCATGCCCCAAGAAGCTTTGCCCCCCTTCACCGAAGCCTTTTCTCATTCGCCGGCAAAATTACCCAGGACCTGTCAGGCGCTAATCACATCAGCTCAGTGCCGATGTCCTGTGCCGCCCAACATACGTACATGCATCAGCAGATGGGTCGGATAGGTAGAATACAGGTCAACTGGTGGTAGATAAGGTGGCATGGAATACAGGTCGTTATAGGTCCAGACCTGCTGAGCGTCCCTAAATTAGCGGGCTGGTTGCCTTACCGAGTTTTCTTGGCCCCGCGCCGAGTCCTGCCGCGGCCCAAACGGGACTAGCCCCATGACAGAATTTGAGGCGGCTTCCGCCTGCCTTGAGCAGTTGAGCTCGCCAGcctttctgcctcttctttgctcttccaaCCAACACTCCCAGTCCCGTCTGCTCTCAACCTCGAAATCTCTTTTCAACGTAGCCTCAGCCACACAGAGCAGCACGCGACGGCGCATTTTTTACGGGCTGCAGTTCGGCTGTGCTGCCTGTTCCGCCATCAAGGCAACTGCCACTTCTCTCGTAGCTTTTCGTGTCGCGAGCGCCATCGTCCACCTATCTGCGTTCCtatactactgctactactactactactaccgcTACTACCTATTACTTGCAGCATCAAAGCATCCTTGCGCGCCCACTACAGCCGGCCCCACATCGAACCATCCTCGACAACAGCTTATAATAATCCCTCTCTCGCCTCAACCGCCGACGGCAGCAGGTACTCCATAGTAGCCTCTGCGCGGATGCTACTGCCCAGTCTCTACCCCTTAGATCTTCTCTAGCCCGCCAGCCCAGCTTcatgccagagccagagccagagcccgAAGCAGCTCTGCAGGCTACAGCCAATCTCTCTCCCGTCTCTCCTTCGCCCGTCCACACGGCCGCGTCTCTCGTGGTGCCAGCGCTCCAGCAGACCGTCGATACCATCGACGCCATGgttgctgccactgccgctCTTCCCAACGGGGTCGCTGACGCCCCTGTTGTCGACCCATCCCTCGCGACTGCTGGTGAAACCGACGATGTTGTAGATGATGACAGCTTCAGCGACGCTTACGGCGAAGACACGGAGGAAATGGCCGTAGAGCCCCCTCGGCAGGAGATGGTCGACAACAACGACGACTACGCCAAGACGTTTGACTCTCCTATCGGTCCtgaggaaggggaagaagaccAGGAACCCGAGCATGTATCATCAGTACCGCGAGAATCCAACGAGAATCCATCACTTTTATCCGATCACTTGACTAGTCGCCCATCAGACGTCTCTCCTGTCGCTGCTGATTCATCCGCATCTGCCCCAGGTGCTCAGAACCCATCTGTCTCTACTCTTCAGCCCGAGGCTGTCCCTGAGCCTGCCAGCGcagctccatctcagccTGGCGATGCGCAAGCGGCTTCCATCCCGCCAGTGGCCCAGCCCACGCTGCCCGGAGCTGACCCCAGCAAGCAAGAATCCGAAAACTCTTCATCTGTTGACATCCAACAACTCGTGGCTGACCTCACTGCCCATCCCGCTGAGCCTAAACCCGGAAACCCTGACCCAACGCCAGCTTCTGCGTCGCCAGCCAATGTCccggcggcttcatccaACCCCTTTTCCCCCACTACTTCTGCTCCTTCCTCCAACATCACCACTACCGCCACCACTACCACTGCTCTGCCACTgtcttcctctcttccacCGCGTCCTCCGCAGCCCCAGGTCGCTCCCCAATCGTATGCTTCTCAGCACCATCCTCCCGGAACCAATTCCAATGTCTCAGGAAGTACCGGGGTGCCACCCGCGCCGGGACAGCCCTCTAGTTTTGCTATTGCCGGTGCCCCTGGAACCTCGACTGAAGCTCTAGGGACTCTTCCACCCCCTCCTGCCACAGCTATGAATCCATCGGCTGCTGCCGCGTCCATAAACCCTTCATATGCTTCCAATCCGCCCGGACATCCTGTTGACCGAGCCCATGATGCCGAATATCAGCACCAGTGGGACCAATTCATGGCCGATGAGCGACAGTACATGTCGGAGGCCAAGTGGGATAGATTCCCCGAAGGCTCACGCATTTTCATTGGTTAGTGGCTTTGCCTTAGACTCATACTCCAGCTCCCCCAACTTACACGGTGCATGCGTGCTAATgtgattttttctttccttgaCGTAGGGAATCTCTCAAGCGACAAAGTGTCTAAGCGTGATGTTTTCGACATTTTTCACAGATTTGGCAGGCTGGCCCAGATCTCCCTCAAGTCGGCATATGGCTTTGTGCAGTATCACACAGTCGAGGAAGGTCATAGTGCTCTGGAGAATCTTCAGGGCATGGAGGTGAAAGGACGGCGCATCCGTAAGTCACTTTTCTAAAATACGTCAACATTCAAACATACAACTTTTGTTCTCCAAGTTGAGACCAGTACTGACAATCTGTAGATTTGGAAATCTCTCGCCTTCAAGATAAATctaagaaggagagaaaccGCAGTCCTGAGCGAGCTCGTGGCGGCCGTGGCGAAGGCGGTCGTGGCGAAGGCGGTCGTAGGGGAGAAAAGTATCGCGACGATAACCGACCCGCACGCAATCAATCGCCTCGTCGTAATGACTACTATGGCCGGAACGATAGAAACGACCGGAATGATAGAGCCGACAGAGTCGATAGGACTGATAGCTACAGCGGCCGAGATCGAGGCTACTATGACTCAGGCAGAGGCCGCGGTCGCTCGCGATCTCCAGGTGGATATGGCAGAAACGAAAAGGACTCCTATCGCAGGAGAAGCCCCAGTCCCTACGGTAGATCGCGACATGAACCAGAGCTTGATCTACCTCGTCGGTATGGCGCGGATGTTCCCGATGTGCAAATCGTCATGCAACCAGATGTCAGCCCAGACTTTGGCACTTGGGTTGAAGGCGCCTTCAAGGCCAAAGGATTGAGAACCAACGTCATGTACCTCCACCCGCGGTTTCCAAAGGACCAAGTCATCCAACGACAGGCTGCCGAAGGCGTGCACGGAGTTGTAGACCTGGATCTTCGCGCTCAGGGCACGGCCAAAATCCCAGTTCACTCATTTGACCGATCTGGAGGCATCCACAATGTTCGCTTCGAGCAATATGTCGACCTGGAGCCAAGCACGGCAGCAGAAGTCATATTGCGAGCAAAGGCCTCTGGCAGTTCAGGCTATGGTCAACCTTATGGCGGTGCCGGTGGATATCCCATGCAGTACGCTGCACAGGCCCCGCAACCTCATCATGTTGCTGCGTATCCTGGCATGCAGCAGCCCGGCTCGTATCCACCGCAACCCGCACCAGCTGCACCAGCTATGCCGTCTATGCCGTCTGCCGCCGACATCGCGAATCTCATAGGGCAGGTTGATAATAATACGCTACAAAGACTTCTATCATCCATCCAGGCGGGGTCTCCGGGAGCCATACCTGGCGGTCTTCATGGCGGCACCAATCCTGCAGCGCCAGCTGCTAATGCACCACAAGTTGATATCCAAGCAATATTAGGGTCTCTCAATGGGGGTACAGCGGCACCACTTGCGCCTCCACCacatcaacaacaccatGGAGCTCATCCTCAGATGCAGTACGGCGGTCCATACAGCGGTCAGCCTGCGGTTGTTGCGCAGCCAGCAGGCACAGGCGATGCGGCGGCCCAGGTGCAGAATATCATGGCTCAGTTGGCTCGTTACCGGCAGTGATGTAGCCTCTGTCtttcttggttttttttctgttctttttaattctttgctttttctgcGGCTTCCTCCCTTGAGGTTCTGGAGATCGAAGCTGCGTGAATGATTCTTGATGATTGCGTAATTTGCAGATTCTGATACCACATGGAGGCCTAGCACAATTCCTTTTTACTTATGACGATGGCATTGTGGAGTTTTGAGAATAACGTCCAAAACAGATAGATATACACTGCTGGAGATTGGGCTCGGCATACCTTGTTGGATTTGCCAGCACTTTCATCTACTGACTTGGTTTTGTTTACCAGGACCAAGGTATGATGGCCCTGCAGGGGGGTTTAACGACCAATATGTGAAGAGGTATAAACTGCCTAGAAATAAAAACTGTCAAAACCCCACTCAACTTCTGTGCCATGTAAATAATCGTCAATTACTTTGTTTGATATTCGTTGCTTGTTCTCTATGTTCAATAGATTTGTCTATATCTATATACACACCAACCGCATTTATAATAGAACAATGTCGTTACCATCCAAAGCTTTCATTATGCCACCATATCTCGCGGCCCTTTGTCGCCCACGGCCCTACTCGCCGCCGTACTTCTTTGCTCATTTCTTCTGGGCCGCAGACTAGAATGGCAACCTTTTCGTCTACGCTGTGGCGGAATACATCGTCTACAATCTTTTGAATGTTGGGACGCCTGCTGTTGTGGCTACTTGCAGCAGAACGCTGCTGGCGCGATGATGCTCGGCTCATGTTTCCGAGCTCAATAGACCCGTTATGGCCATGGTCGTCGTTGTGGAAAACATTGATATTCTCCGTGAGATAGAGATGAACATTGTCATCGTCAAGTAGAGACTTCTCGAAGCCGTTTTCAATTGATGCCCACGTTGCATCGCCAGCTGAGCGGATGGCCCAGATGAACTGGGCATGAGCTAATGGCAGCTCTCGCTGGAGAGCATGATATAACGGAACGATGAAAGTTGCTCCCACGCCGCCGGCTATAAGGAGGATGCGGGAGGCGCCCCAGgtgagaagatgctgaaagTGCTTGCCTACAGCACCATGCGGTCCTTCTATGGCGAGTGTGATTTTGTTGTCGCCCTCGGAGGAGAGGGACGAGGTCGAGGAGGCAAATTGTGAGAGGATATTCGTCATGGGGCCAGATCGCTTTCTCGCGACTAGTGTAATGCTTTGGCTGTCTTCGCTGGCGGAAGCAACCGTAAAGGGGTTGAAGACCAAGTCGAAGAGGAGCGATTGAGAGGCTGGGTAGTTTGTAGTCCTTCCTTCGGGAGGGAGACTGAGATATATGTGAGAGCCTGGTTGGGAGCGGAACTGTTCAATCTTCTGAGATGGCATAGGAGCGGAGATCTTGATGAGGCTTGTTCCTGGGATTGCCTCAAACGTTGACGCCGTATGCGTCATGCCTGCTCTTCGAACCGCAAGATCGACAAGAAATACAATGATGCTCTCGGCAGCGTACACGCGGGCAGAATGAGCGTGGAAAAACAGCAGCACGGGAGCAAGCAGCGCAACGGCCAGATgagtgatgaagaagatgcgatACGAGTACCTCCTCACGCGGCGTATGGCGGTGGCCATCAGGCCGTCAAAGCCAAGCATGGCTACCACGCCGCAGAAGACGACGGGGGCGAAGAAGCGCTTGAGCCAGATGCCGGacaggacgaagaagacgttgTACAGGACGAcgtggatgatgacgagggtGTATATGACGCGGCCGAGGACGCGGTGGTAGCGGTTGATGTGCTCGtgggaggagctgaaggcgtAGGCGTAGGGGTTGAGGGCTttgagggcgaggaggtATTGGATGGGGAGTTgtgagatggcgatgctgccgaAGCGTTTGGTGAAGTGGAGGTAGTCTGTTGAGTGAGTTAGTTGTGGGTTTATGGATGAGATTGAATGATGTTAAAGTTTCAGAGGTGGCTTGAATGTGGTTGACACGAATAGGCATGTGAGATTGAGATGAGACTTATAGTGAGATTTCATGAGTGGGAATATGACATGTAAATatagagatggagagagaagataACACAGAGTTGTAGAAGTCACGGTATAAGATAGGATCAAGGAACAAAACTGACCTTCTCCGGTCCCCAAAACACAAAGCATGAGCAACCAGCCCGTCCaccccagccccagcagccactCATCTCTCTGTCCCCAACTTACACCCAACAAGACGACATCGTCTCCAAACCACCACCGCACAGCCCTCCATCGTGCCGCCAACGTGCCGAGCGCACTGTTGTGCTGAGCCTTGAGAGTAGGTGTCCCGGGAACATGTGCATACTGGCCAcgatcatcaccatcatcataACCCCCCCAGACGGCGTATGGGTCGCGCAGCTCGCAGGATGAGACggaggacgatgaggacCACAGCCGGGGCCAAGGCTGAGTAATGAGCTACGCTGGCATAGTAGTCGATGGTGTGGCGGCGAAGGATGACTTCTTCGTGGGAGAGTGTCAAGAAGTGGTACGGCCAGCCCATTGTGAACCCTTTTGGGAGAGGGGAGAGTTTTTGATATTACGCGGCACGATCAATACGGGCTATTACAGATTACCAGGTATGTGTGTTATCGTGTTAATATACATGTTACAGGGCTTGATTGGGTTTGGGGGATGCGCCACAGATGGCAGTGTGTGGCTGCGGAACTGAGCCACAGCGGGTTCCTGGTTTGCTCTTTTGAGACGACGCAAACTCTTGCTTGGTACTTGATTGATGCCAGGGTTCAGACAAGTCTCTGCAAGTCTCTAGTAATTAATAGATTCTAGTAGCTCTAGAGACAAGAGATACAAGTGTAGTGATTCTTATCTACCTAATACTCAGGCACGGCTCCTTGGATAGTAGCGCCCATAGATTTACATTCCAGTATACGTAGGTGAAGACATATAGTACCTTGACCTACTCAACAGCAAGAGGCAAAATTTTCAGCGTTGGTTGTGAGACTGCATCCTCACTATGCCCATCTGGTACTATACACCATGCTAGTCTTACAGCAACCACCCGTTATCGCTACGGCAGATTCAGTGTTTGAGATATTAATTGCCTCGTAGGACAGACTGACAGCAAAAAAACGGCGCGAAAAAAACTCGCGACAAATGAGAATGACAGCAGCTTTTGCCAGGTACACCAAATAGCTGGTGCATTTTCAGTggagcgccagcagctgtCAAGCGCTATAACAGCGGGATGGACACGGCTCTCGCTGATTCGCACAGGCGCCCCACGGCCTGACTCCCCGCTATCCGATCTCGCCGCATGTGCTTCTGCTATCTACAGAGCGCCACGGAAAATTTTAGTCGGCGCAtatttttcttcctctcttcgggtcagcttcttttcttcatcttatctctcctccatcttcttcatcttccctCTGAAGGAATCAGCCCCTTGGTCAATCTGCCCTCTTGGCCTCTACTTCACATTCCGACTCTCATCCCACAATTGATTCCGCCATGTCTACCTACGCTTTGTCGACCAGCCACAAGGAGGTTCGTTTGTTCGGCGCGTTTCGCTATCGAGAGGCTCAATGCCGTGAGAATACAACCAGCATGCTAATATGATTTGTTTGATAGATGCTTGAGAAGTCCCTTCTCGAGTCTGACCCCGAGGTCGCCTCCATCATGGTACGTTCTCTGCCACTTTGATACCCCGCCAAAGTCTCGCCATCCCGAGTTTGAAGCATTGGCTAACAAAAAGCTTGCAGAAAGATGAGGTCCAGCGTCAGCGCGAGTCCATTGTTCTCATCGCCTCCGAGAACATCACCTCCCGTGCCGTCTTCGATGCCCTAGGCTCTCCCATGTCCAACAAGTACTCCGAGGGCTACCCCGGTGCTCGTTACTATGGTGGCAACCAGCACATTGACCAGATCGAGCTGCTCTGCCAGCGCCGTGCTCTTGATGCCTTCCACCTCGACCACGAGAAGTGGGGTGTCAACGTCCAGTGCCTCAGTGGCAGCCCTGCCAACCTGCAGGTCTATCAGGCCATCATGCCTCCCCACGGCCGTCTCATGGGTCTCGATCTGCCCCACGGTGGTCACTTGAGCCACGGCTACCAGACTCCCCAGCGAAAGTAAGCTATCTATAGATGAAGCCTTACATGACGTAGCTCGGTGATGAATTTTTCGTTAGCTAACAACATGCTGTTAGGATTTCCGCAGTCTCCACCTACTTCGAGACCATGCCCTACCGCGTTAACCTCGACACTGGCATCATCGACTAcgaccagctccagcagaaCGCTATTCTGTACCGCCCCAAGGTCCTTGTTGCTGGTACCTCCGCCTACTGCCGTCTGATCGACTACGAGCGCATGCGCAAGATTGCTGACTCCGTCGGCGCCTACCTGGTTGTCGATATGGCTCACATCTCTGGTCTCATTGCCGCCGAGACCATTCCTTCTCCCTTCCTGTGGGCTGACatcgtcaccaccaccacccacaaGTCCCTCCGTGGCCCTCGTGGTGCCATGATCTTCTTCCGAAAGGGCGTCCGCTCTGTTGACGCCAAGACTGGCAAGGAGACTCTCTACAACCTTGAGGACCCCATCAACTTCTCCGTCTTCCCTGGCCACCAGGGTGGTCCTCACAACCACACCATCACCGCTCTGGCTGTTGCCCTCAAGCAGGCTCAGACCCCCGAGTTCAAGGCCTACCAGGAGAAGGTTGTCTCCAACGCCAAGACCCTCGAGGTCAAGTTCAAGGAGCTCGGCCACAAGCTCGTTGCTGACGGCACTGACAGCCACA is a window encoding:
- a CDS encoding uncharacterized protein (EggNog:ENOG41~TransMembrane:5 (i61-82o88-108i120-138o144-160i302-321o)) → MLCVLGTGEDYLHFTKRFGSIAISQLPIQYLLALKALNPYAYAFSSSHEHINRYHRVLGRVIYTLVIIHVVLYNVFFVLSGIWLKRFFAPVVFCGVVAMLGFDGLMATAIRRVRRYSYRIFFITHLAVALLAPVLLFFHAHSARVYAAESIIVFLVDLAVRRAGMTHTASTFEAIPGTSLIKISAPMPSQKIEQFRSQPGSHIYLSLPPEGRTTNYPASQSLLFDLVFNPFTVASASEDSQSITLVARKRSGPMTNILSQFASSTSSLSSEGDNKITLAIEGPHGAVGKHFQHLLTWGASRILLIAGGVGATFIVPLYHALQRELPLAHAQFIWAIRSAGDATWASIENGFEKSLLDDDNVHLYLTENINVFHNDDHGHNGSIELGNMSRASSRQQRSAASSHNSRRPNIQKIVDDVFRHSVDEKVAILVCGPEEMSKEVRRRVGPWATKGREIWWHNESFGW
- a CDS encoding uncharacterized protein (EggNog:ENOG41~TransMembrane:1 (o28-47i)), with protein sequence MGWPYHFLTLSHEEVILRRHTIDYYASVAHYSALAPAVVLIVLRLILRAARPIRRLGGL